In Palaemon carinicauda isolate YSFRI2023 chromosome 38, ASM3689809v2, whole genome shotgun sequence, a single window of DNA contains:
- the LOC137630574 gene encoding uncharacterized protein isoform X31 — translation MRLQFALVTALVAVSLAEKLDRLDNHISGAGGFGGGAGGGVGLPGTDSFGGGGFGGSGGLGGGAGGLGGSGGGFGGAGGPGLGGGAGGFGGAGGPGLGGGAGGFGGNGGSFGGAGGPGLGGGAGGLGGSGGGFGGAGGPGLGGGAGGFGGNGGGFGGAGGPGLGGGAGGFGGAGGPGLGGGAGGFGGAGGPGLGGGAGGFDSGAGLGGGAGGFGGSGGLGGGAGGFDSGAGLGGGAGGFGGSGGLGGGAGGFDSGAGLGGGAGGFGGSGGLGGGAGGFDSGAGAGGFGGSGGLGGGAGGFGGSGGLGGGAGGFDSGAGLGGGAGGFGGSGGLGGGAGGFDSGAGLGGGAGGFGGSGGLGGGAGGFDSGAGLGGGAGGFGGSGGLGGGAGGFDSGAGLGGGAGGFGGSGGLGGGAGGFDSGAGLGGGAGGFGGSGGLGGGAGGFDSGAGLGGGAGGFGGPGGVGGGAGLGGGAGGFGGPGGVGGGAGLGGGAGGFGGPGGVGGGAGLGGGAGGFGGPGGVGGGAGGFDGSAGLGGGAGGFDGAGLGGSAGGFGGPAVGGGVVSGPSFGGQGAGVQVGGVGDGFGGGVTVEHAGPAISTGVVTTGGHVGGVSGPIITHGERTEFITTGPGVTTTFVQGGGGGGVAGHSYGYGRRPTTQIRKGILTYRGQFRSPGATKISHVRTYG, via the exons ATG CGGCTTCAGTTCGCTCTGGTCACTGCTCTGGTGGCAGTGTCCCTAGCTGAAAAGCTTGACCGCTTGGATAACCACATCAGTGGAGCTGGTGGTtttggaggaggagcaggaggcgGCGTTGGACTGCCAGGAACTGATTCATTTGGTGGAGGTGGATTTGGAGGGTCTGGAGGTCTAGGAGGTGGAGCTGGTGGTCTTGGAGGAAGTGGAGGCGGTTTTGGAGGCGCTGGTGGACCAGGTCTTGGAGGCGGAGCTGGTGGTTTTGGAGGGGCTGGTGGACCAGGTCTTGGAGGTGGAGCTGGTGGTTTTGGAGGAAATGGAGGCAGCTTTGGAGGCGCTGGTGGGCCAGGTCTAGGAGGCGGAGCTGGTGGTCTTGGAGGAAGTGGAGGCGGTTTTGGAGGGGCTGGTGGGCCAGGTCTTGGAGGTGGAGCTGGTGGTTTTGGAGGAAATGGAGGCGGTTTCGGAGGCGCTGGTGGTCCAGGTCTAGGAGGTGGAGCTGGTGGTTTTGGAGGGGCTGGTGGTCCAGGTCTAGGAGGTGGAGCTGGTGGTTTTGGAGGGGCTGGTGGTCCAGGTCTAGGAGGTGGAGCAGGAGGTTTTGATAGTGGAGCTGGTCTTGGAG GTGGAGCAGGTGGATTCGGTGGATCTGGAGGTCTAGGAG GTGGAGCAGGAGGCTTTGATAGCGGAGCTGGTCTTGGAGGTGGAGCCGGTGGATTCGGTGGATCTGGAGGTCTTGGAGGTGGAGCAGGAGGCTTTGATAGCGGAGCTGGTCTTGGAGGTGGAGCTGGTGGATTCGGTGGATCTGGAGGTCTAGGAGGTGGAGCAGGAGGCTTTGATAGCGGAGCTGGTGCTGGTGGATTCGGTGGATCTGGAGGTCTTGGAGGTGGAGCTGGTGGATTCGGTGGATCTGGAGGTCTTGGAGGTGGAGCAGGAGGCTTTGATAGTGGAGCTGGTCTTGGAGGTGGAGCAGGTGGATTCGGTGGATCCGGAGGTCTTGGAGGTGGAGCAGGAGGCTTTGATAGTGGAGCTGGTCTTGGAGGTGGAGCTGGTGGATTCGGTGGTTCCGGAGGATTAGGAGGTGGAGCAGGAGGCTTTGATAGCGGAGCTGGTCTTGGAGGTGGAGCTGGTGGATTCGGTGGATCTGGAGGTCTAGGAGGTGGAGCAGGAGGCTTTGATAGTGGAGCTGGTCTAGGAGGTGGAGCAGGTGGATTTGGTGGCTCCGGAGGATTAGGAGGTGGAGCAGGAGGCTTTGATAGCGGAGCTGGTCTTGGAGGTGGAGCCGGCGGATTTGGTGGATCTGGAGGTCTAGGAGGTGGAGCTGGAGGTTTTGATAGTGGAGCTGGTCTTGGAGGTGGAGCAGGTGGATTTGGTGGGCCTGGAGGTGTAGGAGGTGGAGCTGGTCTTGGAGGAGGAGCAGGTGGATTTGGTGGGCCTGGAGGTGTAGGAGGTGGAGCTGGTCTTGGAGGTGGAGCAGGTGGATTTGGTGGGCCTGGAGGTGTAGGAGGTGGAGCTGGTCTTGGAGGTGGAGCAGGTGGATTTGGTGGCCCAGGAGGAGTAGGAGGTGGAGCAGGAGGCTTTGACGGCAGTGCTGGTCTTGGTGGTGGAGCAGGTGGCTTTGATGGAGCCGGTCTTGGTGGAAGTGCAGGTGGATTTGGAGGACCAGCCGTTGGTGGCGGAGTTGTGAGTGGACCTAGCTTTGGAGGCCAAGGCGCTGGAGTTCAAGTAGGAGGAGTCGGAGATGGATTTGGAGGTGGAGTTACCGTCGAACATGCTGGACCCGCGATTAGCACAGGAGTGGTGACCACCGGAGGACATGTTGGAGGTGTATCCGGGCCCATTATTACTCACGGGGAACGAACAGAATTTATCACTACCGGACCAGGTGTAACCACTACATTCGTTCAAG
- the LOC137630574 gene encoding uncharacterized protein isoform X3 yields the protein MRLQFALVTALVAVSLAEKLDRLDNHISGAGGFGGGAGGGVGLPGTDSFGGGGFGGSGGLGGGAGGLGGSGGGFGGAGGPGLGGGAGGFGGAGGPGLGGGAGGFGGNGGSFGGAGGPGLGGGAGGLGGSGGGFGGAGGPGLGGGAGGFGGNGGGFGGAGGPGLGGGAGGFGGAGGPGLGGGAGGFGGAGGPGLGGGAGGFDSGAGLGGGAGGFGGSGGLGGGAGGFDSGAGLGGGAGGFGGSGGLGGGAGGFDSGAGLGGGAGGFGGSGGLGGGAGGFDSGAGAGGFGGSGGLGGGAGGFDSGAGAGGFGGSGGLGGGAGGFDSGAGLGGGAGGFGGSGGLGGGAGGFDSGAGLGGGAGGFGGSGGLGGGAGGFDSGAGAGGFGGSGGLGGGAGGFGGSGGLGGGAGGFDSGAGLGGGAGGFGGSGGLGGGAGGFDSGAGLGGGAGGFGGSGGLGGGAGGFDSGAGLGGGAGGFGGSGGLGGGAGGFGGSGGLGGGAGGFDSGAGLGGGAGGFGGSGGLGGGAGGFDSGAGLGGGAGGFGGPGGVGGGAGLGGGAGGFGGPGGVGGGAGLGGGAGGFGGPGGVGGGAGLGGGAGGFGGPGGVGGGAGGFDGSAGLGGGAGGFDGAGLGGSAGGFGGPAVGGGVVSGPSFGGQGAGVQVGGVGDGFGGGVTVEHAGPAISTGVVTTGGHVGGVSGPIITHGERTEFITTGPGVTTTFVQGGGGGGVAGHSYGYGRRPTTQIRKGILTYRGQFRSPGATKISHVRTYG from the exons ATG CGGCTTCAGTTCGCTCTGGTCACTGCTCTGGTGGCAGTGTCCCTAGCTGAAAAGCTTGACCGCTTGGATAACCACATCAGTGGAGCTGGTGGTtttggaggaggagcaggaggcgGCGTTGGACTGCCAGGAACTGATTCATTTGGTGGAGGTGGATTTGGAGGGTCTGGAGGTCTAGGAGGTGGAGCTGGTGGTCTTGGAGGAAGTGGAGGCGGTTTTGGAGGCGCTGGTGGACCAGGTCTTGGAGGCGGAGCTGGTGGTTTTGGAGGGGCTGGTGGACCAGGTCTTGGAGGTGGAGCTGGTGGTTTTGGAGGAAATGGAGGCAGCTTTGGAGGCGCTGGTGGGCCAGGTCTAGGAGGCGGAGCTGGTGGTCTTGGAGGAAGTGGAGGCGGTTTTGGAGGGGCTGGTGGGCCAGGTCTTGGAGGTGGAGCTGGTGGTTTTGGAGGAAATGGAGGCGGTTTCGGAGGCGCTGGTGGTCCAGGTCTAGGAGGTGGAGCTGGTGGTTTTGGAGGGGCTGGTGGTCCAGGTCTAGGAGGTGGAGCTGGTGGTTTTGGAGGGGCTGGTGGTCCAGGTCTAGGAGGTGGAGCAGGAGGTTTTGATAGTGGAGCTGGTCTTGGAGGTGGAGCCGGTGGATTTGGTGGATCCGGAGGTCTTGGAGGTGGAGCAGGAGGCTTTGATAGCGGAGCTGGTCTTGGAGGTGGAGCAGGAGGATTCGGTGGATCTGGAGGCTTAGGAGGTGGAGCAGGAGGTTTTGATAGTGGGGCTGGTCTTGGAGGTGGAGCAGGTGGATTCGGTGGATCTGGAGGTCTAGGAGGTGGAGCAGGAGGCTTTGATAGCGGAGCTGGTGCTGGTGGATTCGGTGGATCTGGAGGTCTTGGAGGTGGAGCAGGAGGCTTTGATAGCGGAGCTGGTGCTGGTGGATTCGGTGGATCTGGAGGTCTTGGAGGTGGAGCAGGAGGCTTTGATAGCGGAGCTGGTCTTGGAGGTGGAGCCGGTGGATTCGGTGGATCTGGAGGTCTTGGAGGTGGAGCAGGAGGCTTTGATAGCGGAGCTGGTCTTGGAGGTGGAGCTGGTGGATTCGGTGGATCTGGAGGTCTAGGAGGTGGAGCAGGAGGCTTTGATAGCGGAGCTGGTGCTGGTGGATTCGGTGGATCTGGAGGTCTTGGAGGTGGAGCTGGTGGATTCGGTGGATCTGGAGGTCTTGGAGGTGGAGCAGGAGGCTTTGATAGTGGAGCTGGTCTTGGAGGTGGAGCAGGTGGATTCGGTGGATCCGGAGGTCTTGGAGGTGGAGCAGGAGGCTTTGATAGTGGAGCTGGTCTTGGAGGTGGAGCTGGTGGATTCGGTGGTTCCGGAGGATTAGGAGGTGGAGCAGGAGGCTTTGATAGCGGAGCTGGTCTTGGAGGTGGAGCTGGTGGATTCGGTGGATCTGGAGGTCTAGGAG GTGGAGCAGGTGGATTTGGTGGCTCCGGAGGATTAGGAGGTGGAGCAGGAGGCTTTGATAGCGGAGCTGGTCTTGGAGGTGGAGCCGGCGGATTTGGTGGATCTGGAGGTCTAGGAGGTGGAGCTGGAGGTTTTGATAGTGGAGCTGGTCTTGGAGGTGGAGCAGGTGGATTTGGTGGGCCTGGAGGTGTAGGAGGTGGAGCTGGTCTTGGAGGAGGAGCAGGTGGATTTGGTGGGCCTGGAGGTGTAGGAGGTGGAGCTGGTCTTGGAGGTGGAGCAGGTGGATTTGGTGGGCCTGGAGGTGTAGGAGGTGGAGCTGGTCTTGGAGGTGGAGCAGGTGGATTTGGTGGCCCAGGAGGAGTAGGAGGTGGAGCAGGAGGCTTTGACGGCAGTGCTGGTCTTGGTGGTGGAGCAGGTGGCTTTGATGGAGCCGGTCTTGGTGGAAGTGCAGGTGGATTTGGAGGACCAGCCGTTGGTGGCGGAGTTGTGAGTGGACCTAGCTTTGGAGGCCAAGGCGCTGGAGTTCAAGTAGGAGGAGTCGGAGATGGATTTGGAGGTGGAGTTACCGTCGAACATGCTGGACCCGCGATTAGCACAGGAGTGGTGACCACCGGAGGACATGTTGGAGGTGTATCCGGGCCCATTATTACTCACGGGGAACGAACAGAATTTATCACTACCGGACCAGGTGTAACCACTACATTCGTTCAAG
- the LOC137630574 gene encoding uncharacterized protein isoform X10 yields the protein MRLQFALVTALVAVSLAEKLDRLDNHISGAGGFGGGAGGGVGLPGTDSFGGGGFGGSGGLGGGAGGLGGSGGGFGGAGGPGLGGGAGGFGGAGGPGLGGGAGGFGGNGGSFGGAGGPGLGGGAGGLGGSGGGFGGAGGPGLGGGAGGFGGNGGGFGGAGGPGLGGGAGGFGGAGGPGLGGGAGGFGGAGGPGLGGGAGGFDSGAGLGGGAGGFGGSGGLGGGAGGFDSGAGLGGGAGGFGGSGGLGGGAGGFDSGAGLGGGAGGFGGSGGLGGGAGGFDSGAGAGGFGGSGGLGGGAGGFDSGAGAGGFGGSGGLGGGAGGFDSGAGLGGGAGGFGGSGGLGGGAGGFDSGAGLGGGAGGFGGSGGLGGGAGGFDSGAGAGGFGGSGGLGGGAGGFGGSGGLGGGAGGFDSGAGLGGGAGGFGGSGGLGGGAGGFDSGAGLGGGAGGFGGSGGLGGGAGGFDSGAGLGGGAGGFGGSGGLGGGAGGFDSGAGLGGGAGGFGGSGGLGGGAGGFDSGAGLGGGAGGFGGPGGVGGGAGLGGGAGGFGGPGGVGGGAGLGGGAGGFGGPGGVGGGAGLGGGAGGFGGPGGVGGGAGGFDGSAGLGGGAGGFDGAGLGGSAGGFGGPAVGGGVVSGPSFGGQGAGVQVGGVGDGFGGGVTVEHAGPAISTGVVTTGGHVGGVSGPIITHGERTEFITTGPGVTTTFVQGGGGGGVAGHSYGYGRRPTTQIRKGILTYRGQFRSPGATKISHVRTYG from the exons ATG CGGCTTCAGTTCGCTCTGGTCACTGCTCTGGTGGCAGTGTCCCTAGCTGAAAAGCTTGACCGCTTGGATAACCACATCAGTGGAGCTGGTGGTtttggaggaggagcaggaggcgGCGTTGGACTGCCAGGAACTGATTCATTTGGTGGAGGTGGATTTGGAGGGTCTGGAGGTCTAGGAGGTGGAGCTGGTGGTCTTGGAGGAAGTGGAGGCGGTTTTGGAGGCGCTGGTGGACCAGGTCTTGGAGGCGGAGCTGGTGGTTTTGGAGGGGCTGGTGGACCAGGTCTTGGAGGTGGAGCTGGTGGTTTTGGAGGAAATGGAGGCAGCTTTGGAGGCGCTGGTGGGCCAGGTCTAGGAGGCGGAGCTGGTGGTCTTGGAGGAAGTGGAGGCGGTTTTGGAGGGGCTGGTGGGCCAGGTCTTGGAGGTGGAGCTGGTGGTTTTGGAGGAAATGGAGGCGGTTTCGGAGGCGCTGGTGGTCCAGGTCTAGGAGGTGGAGCTGGTGGTTTTGGAGGGGCTGGTGGTCCAGGTCTAGGAGGTGGAGCTGGTGGTTTTGGAGGGGCTGGTGGTCCAGGTCTAGGAGGTGGAGCAGGAGGTTTTGATAGTGGAGCTGGTCTTGGAGGTGGAGCCGGTGGATTTGGTGGATCCGGAGGTCTTGGAGGTGGAGCAGGAGGCTTTGATAGCGGAGCTGGTCTTGGAGGTGGAGCAGGAGGATTCGGTGGATCTGGAGGCTTAGGAGGTGGAGCAGGAGGTTTTGATAGTGGGGCTGGTCTTGGAGGTGGAGCAGGTGGATTCGGTGGATCTGGAGGTCTAGGAGGTGGAGCAGGAGGCTTTGATAGCGGAGCTGGTGCTGGTGGATTCGGTGGATCTGGAGGTCTTGGAGGTGGAGCAGGAGGCTTTGATAGCGGAGCTGGTGCTGGTGGATTCGGTGGATCTGGAGGTCTTGGAGGTGGAGCAGGAGGCTTTGATAGCGGAGCTGGTCTTGGAGGTGGAGCCGGTGGATTCGGTGGATCTGGAGGTCTTGGAGGTGGAGCAGGAGGCTTTGATAGCGGAGCTGGTCTTGGAGGTGGAGCTGGTGGATTCGGTGGATCTGGAGGTCTAGGAGGTGGAGCAGGAGGCTTTGATAGCGGAGCTGGTGCTGGTGGATTCGGTGGATCTGGAGGTCTTGGAGGTGGAGCTGGTGGATTCGGTGGATCTGGAGGTCTTGGAGGTGGAGCAGGAGGCTTTGATAGTGGAGCTGGTCTTGGAGGTGGAGCAGGTGGATTCGGTGGATCCGGAGGTCTTGGAGGTGGAGCAGGAGGCTTTGATAGTGGAGCTGGTCTTGGAGGTGGAGCTGGTGGATTCGGTGGTTCCGGAGGATTAGGAGGTGGAGCAGGAGGCTTTGATAGCGGAGCTGGTCTTGGAGGTGGAGCTGGTGGATTCGGTGGATCTGGAGGTCTAGGAG GTGGAGCAGGAGGCTTTGATAGCGGAGCTGGTCTTGGAGGTGGAGCCGGCGGATTTGGTGGATCTGGAGGTCTAGGAGGTGGAGCTGGAGGTTTTGATAGTGGAGCTGGTCTTGGAGGTGGAGCAGGTGGATTTGGTGGGCCTGGAGGTGTAGGAGGTGGAGCTGGTCTTGGAGGAGGAGCAGGTGGATTTGGTGGGCCTGGAGGTGTAGGAGGTGGAGCTGGTCTTGGAGGTGGAGCAGGTGGATTTGGTGGGCCTGGAGGTGTAGGAGGTGGAGCTGGTCTTGGAGGTGGAGCAGGTGGATTTGGTGGCCCAGGAGGAGTAGGAGGTGGAGCAGGAGGCTTTGACGGCAGTGCTGGTCTTGGTGGTGGAGCAGGTGGCTTTGATGGAGCCGGTCTTGGTGGAAGTGCAGGTGGATTTGGAGGACCAGCCGTTGGTGGCGGAGTTGTGAGTGGACCTAGCTTTGGAGGCCAAGGCGCTGGAGTTCAAGTAGGAGGAGTCGGAGATGGATTTGGAGGTGGAGTTACCGTCGAACATGCTGGACCCGCGATTAGCACAGGAGTGGTGACCACCGGAGGACATGTTGGAGGTGTATCCGGGCCCATTATTACTCACGGGGAACGAACAGAATTTATCACTACCGGACCAGGTGTAACCACTACATTCGTTCAAG
- the LOC137630574 gene encoding uncharacterized protein isoform X15 translates to MRLQFALVTALVAVSLAEKLDRLDNHISGAGGFGGGAGGGVGLPGTDSFGGGGFGGSGGLGGGAGGLGGSGGGFGGAGGPGLGGGAGGFGGAGGPGLGGGAGGFGGNGGSFGGAGGPGLGGGAGGLGGSGGGFGGAGGPGLGGGAGGFGGNGGGFGGAGGPGLGGGAGGFGGAGGPGLGGGAGGFGGAGGPGLGGGAGGFDSGAGLGGGAGGFGGSGGLGGGAGGFDSGAGLGGGAGGFGGSGGLGGGAGGFDSGAGLGGGAGGFGGSGGLGGGAGGFDSGAGAGGFGGSGGLGGGAGGFDSGAGAGGFGGSGGLGGGAGGFDSGAGLGGGAGGFGGSGGLGGGAGGFDSGAGLGGGAGGFGGSGGLGGGAGGFDSGAGAGGFGGSGGLGGGAGGFGGSGGLGGGAGGFDSGAGLGGGAGGFGGSGGLGGGAGGFDSGAGLGGGAGGFGGSGGLGGGAGGFGGSGGLGGGAGGFDSGAGLGGGAGGFGGSGGLGGGAGGFDSGAGLGGGAGGFGGPGGVGGGAGLGGGAGGFGGPGGVGGGAGLGGGAGGFGGPGGVGGGAGLGGGAGGFGGPGGVGGGAGGFDGSAGLGGGAGGFDGAGLGGSAGGFGGPAVGGGVVSGPSFGGQGAGVQVGGVGDGFGGGVTVEHAGPAISTGVVTTGGHVGGVSGPIITHGERTEFITTGPGVTTTFVQGGGGGGVAGHSYGYGRRPTTQIRKGILTYRGQFRSPGATKISHVRTYG, encoded by the exons ATG CGGCTTCAGTTCGCTCTGGTCACTGCTCTGGTGGCAGTGTCCCTAGCTGAAAAGCTTGACCGCTTGGATAACCACATCAGTGGAGCTGGTGGTtttggaggaggagcaggaggcgGCGTTGGACTGCCAGGAACTGATTCATTTGGTGGAGGTGGATTTGGAGGGTCTGGAGGTCTAGGAGGTGGAGCTGGTGGTCTTGGAGGAAGTGGAGGCGGTTTTGGAGGCGCTGGTGGACCAGGTCTTGGAGGCGGAGCTGGTGGTTTTGGAGGGGCTGGTGGACCAGGTCTTGGAGGTGGAGCTGGTGGTTTTGGAGGAAATGGAGGCAGCTTTGGAGGCGCTGGTGGGCCAGGTCTAGGAGGCGGAGCTGGTGGTCTTGGAGGAAGTGGAGGCGGTTTTGGAGGGGCTGGTGGGCCAGGTCTTGGAGGTGGAGCTGGTGGTTTTGGAGGAAATGGAGGCGGTTTCGGAGGCGCTGGTGGTCCAGGTCTAGGAGGTGGAGCTGGTGGTTTTGGAGGGGCTGGTGGTCCAGGTCTAGGAGGTGGAGCTGGTGGTTTTGGAGGGGCTGGTGGTCCAGGTCTAGGAGGTGGAGCAGGAGGTTTTGATAGTGGAGCTGGTCTTGGAGGTGGAGCCGGTGGATTTGGTGGATCCGGAGGTCTTGGAGGTGGAGCAGGAGGCTTTGATAGCGGAGCTGGTCTTGGAGGTGGAGCAGGAGGATTCGGTGGATCTGGAGGCTTAGGAGGTGGAGCAGGAGGTTTTGATAGTGGGGCTGGTCTTGGAGGTGGAGCAGGTGGATTCGGTGGATCTGGAGGTCTAGGAGGTGGAGCAGGAGGCTTTGATAGCGGAGCTGGTGCTGGTGGATTCGGTGGATCTGGAGGTCTTGGAGGTGGAGCAGGAGGCTTTGATAGCGGAGCTGGTGCTGGTGGATTCGGTGGATCTGGAGGTCTTGGAGGTGGAGCAGGAGGCTTTGATAGCGGAGCTGGTCTTGGAGGTGGAGCCGGTGGATTCGGTGGATCTGGAGGTCTTGGAGGTGGAGCAGGAGGCTTTGATAGCGGAGCTGGTCTTGGAGGTGGAGCTGGTGGATTCGGTGGATCTGGAGGTCTAGGAGGTGGAGCAGGAGGCTTTGATAGCGGAGCTGGTGCTGGTGGATTCGGTGGATCTGGAGGTCTTGGAGGTGGAGCTGGTGGATTCGGTGGATCTGGAGGTCTTGGAGGTGGAGCAGGAGGCTTTGATAGTGGAGCTGGTCTTGGAGGTGGAGCAGGTGGATTCGGTGGATCCGGAGGTCTTGGAG GTGGAGCAGGAGGCTTTGATAGCGGAGCTGGTCTTGGAGGTGGAGCTGGTGGATTCGGTGGATCTGGAGGTCTAGGAG GTGGAGCAGGTGGATTTGGTGGCTCCGGAGGATTAGGAGGTGGAGCAGGAGGCTTTGATAGCGGAGCTGGTCTTGGAGGTGGAGCCGGCGGATTTGGTGGATCTGGAGGTCTAGGAGGTGGAGCTGGAGGTTTTGATAGTGGAGCTGGTCTTGGAGGTGGAGCAGGTGGATTTGGTGGGCCTGGAGGTGTAGGAGGTGGAGCTGGTCTTGGAGGAGGAGCAGGTGGATTTGGTGGGCCTGGAGGTGTAGGAGGTGGAGCTGGTCTTGGAGGTGGAGCAGGTGGATTTGGTGGGCCTGGAGGTGTAGGAGGTGGAGCTGGTCTTGGAGGTGGAGCAGGTGGATTTGGTGGCCCAGGAGGAGTAGGAGGTGGAGCAGGAGGCTTTGACGGCAGTGCTGGTCTTGGTGGTGGAGCAGGTGGCTTTGATGGAGCCGGTCTTGGTGGAAGTGCAGGTGGATTTGGAGGACCAGCCGTTGGTGGCGGAGTTGTGAGTGGACCTAGCTTTGGAGGCCAAGGCGCTGGAGTTCAAGTAGGAGGAGTCGGAGATGGATTTGGAGGTGGAGTTACCGTCGAACATGCTGGACCCGCGATTAGCACAGGAGTGGTGACCACCGGAGGACATGTTGGAGGTGTATCCGGGCCCATTATTACTCACGGGGAACGAACAGAATTTATCACTACCGGACCAGGTGTAACCACTACATTCGTTCAAG
- the LOC137630574 gene encoding uncharacterized protein isoform X30: MRLQFALVTALVAVSLAEKLDRLDNHISGAGGFGGGAGGGVGLPGTDSFGGGGFGGSGGLGGGAGGLGGSGGGFGGAGGPGLGGGAGGFGGAGGPGLGGGAGGFGGNGGSFGGAGGPGLGGGAGGLGGSGGGFGGAGGPGLGGGAGGFGGNGGGFGGAGGPGLGGGAGGFGGAGGPGLGGGAGGFGGAGGPGLGGGAGGFDSGAGLGGGAGGFGGSGGLGGGAGGFDSGAGLGGGAGGFGGSGGLGGGAGGFDSGAGLGGGAGGFGGSGGLGGGAGGFDSGAGAGGFGGSGGLGGGAGGFDSGAGAGGFGGSGGLGGGAGGFDSGAGLGGGAGGFGGSGGLGGGAGGFDSGAGLGGGAGGFGGSGGLGGGAGGFDSGAGAGGFGGSGGLGGGAGGFGGSGGLGGGAGGFDSGAGLGGGAGGFGGSGGLGGGAGGFDSGAGLGGGAGGFGGSGGLGGGAGGFDSGAGLGGGAGGFGGPGGVGGGAGLGGGAGGFGGPGGVGGGAGLGGGAGGFGGPGGVGGGAGLGGGAGGFGGPGGVGGGAGGFDGSAGLGGGAGGFDGAGLGGSAGGFGGPAVGGGVVSGPSFGGQGAGVQVGGVGDGFGGGVTVEHAGPAISTGVVTTGGHVGGVSGPIITHGERTEFITTGPGVTTTFVQGGGGGGVAGHSYGYGRRPTTQIRKGILTYRGQFRSPGATKISHVRTYG; the protein is encoded by the exons ATG CGGCTTCAGTTCGCTCTGGTCACTGCTCTGGTGGCAGTGTCCCTAGCTGAAAAGCTTGACCGCTTGGATAACCACATCAGTGGAGCTGGTGGTtttggaggaggagcaggaggcgGCGTTGGACTGCCAGGAACTGATTCATTTGGTGGAGGTGGATTTGGAGGGTCTGGAGGTCTAGGAGGTGGAGCTGGTGGTCTTGGAGGAAGTGGAGGCGGTTTTGGAGGCGCTGGTGGACCAGGTCTTGGAGGCGGAGCTGGTGGTTTTGGAGGGGCTGGTGGACCAGGTCTTGGAGGTGGAGCTGGTGGTTTTGGAGGAAATGGAGGCAGCTTTGGAGGCGCTGGTGGGCCAGGTCTAGGAGGCGGAGCTGGTGGTCTTGGAGGAAGTGGAGGCGGTTTTGGAGGGGCTGGTGGGCCAGGTCTTGGAGGTGGAGCTGGTGGTTTTGGAGGAAATGGAGGCGGTTTCGGAGGCGCTGGTGGTCCAGGTCTAGGAGGTGGAGCTGGTGGTTTTGGAGGGGCTGGTGGTCCAGGTCTAGGAGGTGGAGCTGGTGGTTTTGGAGGGGCTGGTGGTCCAGGTCTAGGAGGTGGAGCAGGAGGTTTTGATAGTGGAGCTGGTCTTGGAGGTGGAGCCGGTGGATTTGGTGGATCCGGAGGTCTTGGAGGTGGAGCAGGAGGCTTTGATAGCGGAGCTGGTCTTGGAGGTGGAGCAGGAGGATTCGGTGGATCTGGAGGCTTAGGAGGTGGAGCAGGAGGTTTTGATAGTGGGGCTGGTCTTGGAGGTGGAGCAGGTGGATTCGGTGGATCTGGAGGTCTAGGAGGTGGAGCAGGAGGCTTTGATAGCGGAGCTGGTGCTGGTGGATTCGGTGGATCTGGAGGTCTTGGAGGTGGAGCAGGAGGCTTTGATAGCGGAGCTGGTGCTGGTGGATTCGGTGGATCTGGAGGTCTTGGAGGTGGAGCAGGAGGCTTTGATAGCGGAGCTGGTCTTGGAGGTGGAGCCGGTGGATTCGGTGGATCTGGAGGTCTTGGAGGTGGAGCAGGAGGCTTTGATAGCGGAGCTGGTCTTGGAGGTGGAGCTGGTGGATTCGGTGGATCTGGAGGTCTAGGAGGTGGAGCAGGAGGCTTTGATAGCGGAGCTGGTGCTGGTGGATTCGGTGGATCTGGAGGTCTTGGAGGTGGAGCTGGTGGATTCGGTGGATCTGGAGGTCTTGGAGGTGGAGCAGGAGGCTTTGATAGTGGAGCTGGTCTTGGAGGTGGAGCAGGTGGATTCGGTGGATCCGGAGGTCTTGGAG GTGGAGCAGGAGGCTTTGATAGCGGAGCTGGTCTTGGAGGTGGAGCCGGCGGATTTGGTGGATCTGGAGGTCTAGGAGGTGGAGCTGGAGGTTTTGATAGTGGAGCTGGTCTTGGAGGTGGAGCAGGTGGATTTGGTGGGCCTGGAGGTGTAGGAGGTGGAGCTGGTCTTGGAGGAGGAGCAGGTGGATTTGGTGGGCCTGGAGGTGTAGGAGGTGGAGCTGGTCTTGGAGGTGGAGCAGGTGGATTTGGTGGGCCTGGAGGTGTAGGAGGTGGAGCTGGTCTTGGAGGTGGAGCAGGTGGATTTGGTGGCCCAGGAGGAGTAGGAGGTGGAGCAGGAGGCTTTGACGGCAGTGCTGGTCTTGGTGGTGGAGCAGGTGGCTTTGATGGAGCCGGTCTTGGTGGAAGTGCAGGTGGATTTGGAGGACCAGCCGTTGGTGGCGGAGTTGTGAGTGGACCTAGCTTTGGAGGCCAAGGCGCTGGAGTTCAAGTAGGAGGAGTCGGAGATGGATTTGGAGGTGGAGTTACCGTCGAACATGCTGGACCCGCGATTAGCACAGGAGTGGTGACCACCGGAGGACATGTTGGAGGTGTATCCGGGCCCATTATTACTCACGGGGAACGAACAGAATTTATCACTACCGGACCAGGTGTAACCACTACATTCGTTCAAG